A genomic region of Pseudomonas sp. RSB 5.4 contains the following coding sequences:
- a CDS encoding MFS transporter, with protein MDNSNALPLGSAAAPAKQRTTASRIKSIFSGSVGNMVEWYDWYVYAAFSLYFAKTFFPAGSTTAQLMNTAAIFAVGFLMRPIGGWLMGLYADKVGRKKALMASVYLMCFGSLLIALSPNYETIGIGAPILLVFARLLQGLSVGGEYGTSATYLSEMATKERRGFFSSFQYVTLISGQLIALGVLIVLQNMLTTEQLYAWGWRIPFAIGALCAIVALYLRRGMEETESFTKKEKSKESAMRTLMRHPKELLTVVGLTMGGTLAFYTYTTYMQKYLVNTVGMSISDSTTISAATLFLFMCLQPIIGGLSDKIGRRPILIAFGVLGTIFTVPILMTLHTIQTWWGAFFLIMAALIIVSGYTSINAVVKAELFPTEIRALGVGLPYALTVSIFGGTAEYIALWFKSIGMETGYYWYVTACIAVSLLVYITMKDTQKHSRIVTD; from the coding sequence ATGGATAACTCCAACGCCCTGCCCCTTGGGTCGGCTGCCGCGCCCGCCAAACAAAGAACCACCGCCAGCCGGATCAAATCGATCTTCAGCGGCTCGGTCGGCAACATGGTCGAGTGGTACGACTGGTACGTCTACGCCGCCTTCTCGCTGTACTTCGCCAAGACCTTCTTCCCCGCCGGTTCCACCACCGCGCAACTGATGAACACCGCCGCGATCTTCGCCGTGGGCTTCCTGATGCGCCCGATCGGTGGCTGGCTGATGGGCCTGTACGCCGACAAGGTCGGTCGCAAGAAAGCCCTGATGGCTTCGGTCTACCTGATGTGCTTCGGCTCCTTGCTGATCGCCCTCAGCCCGAACTACGAAACCATCGGCATCGGCGCGCCGATCCTGCTGGTCTTCGCCCGACTGCTGCAAGGCCTGTCGGTCGGCGGCGAATACGGCACCTCGGCCACCTACCTCTCGGAGATGGCGACCAAGGAACGTCGCGGTTTCTTCTCCAGCTTCCAGTACGTGACCCTGATCTCCGGCCAGCTCATCGCGCTGGGCGTGCTGATCGTGCTGCAGAACATGCTGACCACCGAACAGCTGTATGCGTGGGGCTGGCGTATTCCGTTCGCCATCGGCGCACTGTGTGCGATCGTTGCGCTGTACCTGCGTCGCGGCATGGAAGAAACCGAGTCGTTCACCAAGAAAGAGAAGTCCAAGGAAAGCGCGATGCGCACCTTGATGCGTCACCCGAAAGAACTGCTGACCGTGGTCGGCCTGACCATGGGCGGTACGCTGGCGTTCTACACCTACACCACCTACATGCAGAAATACCTGGTGAACACCGTCGGCATGAGCATCTCCGACTCGACCACCATTTCCGCCGCCACGCTGTTCCTGTTCATGTGCCTGCAACCGATCATCGGCGGCCTGTCCGATAAAATCGGTCGTCGTCCGATCCTGATCGCCTTCGGCGTGCTCGGTACAATCTTCACCGTGCCGATCCTGATGACCCTGCACACCATCCAGACCTGGTGGGGCGCGTTCTTCCTGATCATGGCGGCACTGATCATCGTCAGCGGCTACACCTCGATCAACGCCGTGGTGAAAGCTGAACTGTTCCCGACCGAAATCCGCGCGCTGGGCGTCGGCCTGCCGTATGCACTGACCGTGTCGATCTTCGGCGGCACCGCCGAATACATCGCGCTGTGGTTCAAGAGCATCGGCATGGAGACCGGTTACTACTGGTACGTGACCGCGTGTATCGCAGTGTCGCTGCTGGTGTACATCACCATGAAAGACACGCAGAAACACTCGCGGATCGTGACTGACTGA
- a CDS encoding ATP-binding protein, giving the protein MLPTSRTLRLSLYTLLIIAGAAIAATLAIRHAERQALEEDATRASQQLALYANSLHTLIDRYRALPAVLALDPQLRGALAGPVGAEQQNALNLKLEQINGAAQSSTLELLDHTGLAVAASNWRLPSSYVGHNYGFRPYFSQTRTQGSGRFYAVGVTSGIPGYFLSSAVLGDNAEFLGAMVVKLEFPELEREWSQGSDTLLVSDARGIIFIANQPGWRYRSLRPLDSRDMAEIKRTRQYDKQSLIPLTHLSLRHFDDNSDLRRVEGPDGTADYLWESLPLAAEGWTLHLLRRPQVAFEDLRNAGLAAAGVWLALVFLLLFLNQRWRLSKVRQRNREELEQLVEERTRDLRTAQDGLVQSAKLAALGQMSAALAHEINQPLTAQRMQLATLRLLLEHGRVDDAYKALKPVDDMLTRMASLTGHLKTFARKSPSGLRERLDLATVVDQSLQLLDARLRDEQVSLVLHLTRPAWVRGDAIRLEQVLINLLRNALDAMQGKPCKRLEIRLEADEQLWRLSVIDNGGGIAEQHLNQVFDPFFTTKPVGDGLGLGLAVSFAIVHESGGRLSVENGEAGAVFSLTLPIDLEAHI; this is encoded by the coding sequence ATGCTGCCGACTTCCCGTACCCTGCGTTTGTCGTTGTACACCCTGCTGATCATTGCTGGTGCGGCCATCGCCGCGACCCTTGCCATCCGCCACGCCGAACGTCAGGCGCTGGAGGAAGACGCCACCCGCGCCAGCCAGCAATTAGCGCTGTATGCCAACTCGCTGCACACCCTGATCGACCGCTATCGCGCCCTGCCCGCCGTGCTCGCGCTGGACCCGCAATTGCGCGGGGCGCTGGCCGGGCCGGTGGGCGCCGAACAACAGAACGCGTTGAATCTGAAGCTGGAGCAGATCAACGGCGCGGCGCAGTCCTCGACCCTCGAACTGCTCGATCACACCGGCCTCGCGGTGGCCGCCAGCAACTGGCGTCTGCCGAGCAGTTACGTCGGCCACAACTACGGTTTTCGTCCGTACTTCAGCCAGACCCGCACGCAGGGCAGCGGGCGCTTTTATGCGGTGGGCGTGACCAGCGGCATCCCCGGTTATTTTCTGTCCAGCGCGGTGCTCGGTGACAACGCCGAATTCCTCGGCGCGATGGTGGTCAAGCTCGAGTTCCCCGAGCTTGAGCGCGAATGGAGCCAAGGCAGCGACACGCTGCTGGTCAGCGATGCACGCGGGATCATCTTCATCGCCAACCAGCCTGGCTGGCGCTATCGCTCGTTGCGGCCGCTGGACAGCCGCGACATGGCCGAAATCAAGCGCACGCGGCAGTACGACAAACAATCGCTGATCCCGCTGACGCATTTGTCCCTGCGTCACTTCGACGACAACAGCGACCTGCGTCGGGTCGAAGGCCCGGACGGAACGGCGGATTACTTGTGGGAATCACTGCCGCTGGCCGCCGAAGGCTGGACCCTGCACCTGTTGCGGCGCCCGCAAGTGGCCTTCGAAGACTTGCGCAACGCCGGGCTGGCCGCGGCAGGAGTGTGGCTGGCGCTGGTGTTCCTGCTATTGTTCCTCAATCAGCGCTGGCGCCTGTCGAAAGTCCGTCAGCGCAACCGCGAGGAACTCGAACAGCTGGTCGAAGAACGCACCCGCGATCTGCGCACCGCACAGGATGGGCTGGTGCAATCGGCCAAGCTTGCCGCGCTGGGGCAGATGTCCGCCGCTCTCGCCCACGAAATCAATCAACCGCTGACCGCGCAACGCATGCAACTGGCGACGCTACGCTTGCTGCTCGAGCACGGCCGCGTCGATGATGCGTACAAGGCGCTCAAACCGGTGGACGACATGCTCACGCGCATGGCGTCGCTCACCGGCCACCTGAAAACCTTCGCCCGCAAGAGCCCCAGCGGCCTGCGCGAACGGCTGGATCTGGCGACCGTGGTTGATCAATCGCTGCAACTGCTCGACGCCCGCCTGCGCGACGAACAGGTCAGTCTGGTGCTGCACCTGACGCGTCCGGCCTGGGTGCGGGGTGACGCGATCCGCCTCGAGCAGGTGCTGATCAACCTGCTGCGCAATGCCCTCGATGCGATGCAGGGCAAACCGTGCAAGCGTCTGGAAATCCGCCTGGAGGCCGACGAGCAACTGTGGCGCCTGAGCGTGATCGACAACGGCGGCGGGATTGCCGAACAGCACTTGAACCAGGTGTTCGACCCGTTCTTCACCACCAAACCGGTGGGTGACGGTCTGGGCCTGGGGCTGGCGGTATCCTTTGCCATCGTGCATGAATCCGGCGGGCGTCTGAGCGTTGAAAATGGCGAGGCCGGCGCGGTGTTCAGCCTGACCCTGCCGATCGATCTGGAGGCACACATCTGA
- a CDS encoding sigma-54 dependent transcriptional regulator, producing MLNSVMVVDDESSIRSAVEQWLSLSGFAVQLFSRAEDCLAALPSHFPGVILSDVRMPGLSGLQLLAEVQRRDSDLPVILLTGHGDVPMAVEAMRDGAYDFLEKPFSPETLLGSLRRALDKRRLVLENRALHEQADHRARLDATLLGVSRGMQTLRRQVLDLAALPVNVLIRGETGSGKELIARCLHDFGPRADKPFVALNCAAIPEQLFEAELFGHESGAFTGASGKRIGKLEYADGGTLFLDEIESMPLAQQVKLLRVLQEQKLERLGSNQSIRVDLRIVAATKPDLLDEARAGRFREDLAYRLNVAELRLPPLRDRREDIPLLFESFAFSAAQRLGRTLPPLTGAQLSHLLSHDWPGNVRELANVAERQVLGLDEPVQGIDPGQSLAAQQEAFEAQCLRAALTRHKGDVKAVLEELQLPRRTFNEKLQRHGLSREMFVSP from the coding sequence ATGCTCAACTCGGTGATGGTGGTCGATGACGAAAGCAGCATTCGCAGCGCTGTGGAGCAATGGCTGAGCCTGTCGGGGTTCGCGGTGCAGCTGTTCAGCCGCGCCGAAGATTGCCTTGCCGCACTGCCCAGCCACTTCCCCGGGGTGATCCTCAGCGATGTGCGCATGCCTGGGCTCAGTGGTCTGCAGTTGCTGGCCGAAGTGCAGCGCCGTGACAGCGATTTGCCGGTGATACTGCTGACCGGTCACGGCGATGTGCCGATGGCGGTCGAAGCCATGCGTGACGGCGCCTACGACTTTCTGGAAAAGCCGTTCAGCCCGGAAACCCTGCTCGGCAGCTTGCGCCGGGCACTCGACAAGCGGCGACTGGTATTGGAAAACCGCGCCCTGCACGAGCAGGCCGACCACCGCGCCAGACTCGATGCGACGCTGCTCGGCGTGTCCCGTGGCATGCAGACCTTGCGCCGACAGGTGCTGGATCTGGCAGCGTTGCCGGTCAACGTGTTGATCCGTGGCGAAACCGGCAGCGGCAAGGAATTGATCGCGCGTTGCCTGCATGATTTCGGCCCGCGCGCCGACAAGCCCTTCGTGGCGCTGAACTGCGCAGCGATCCCCGAGCAGTTGTTCGAAGCGGAATTGTTCGGCCATGAAAGCGGCGCATTCACCGGAGCGTCCGGCAAGCGCATCGGCAAGCTGGAATACGCCGACGGCGGCACGCTGTTTCTCGATGAGATCGAAAGCATGCCGCTGGCCCAGCAAGTGAAACTGCTGCGGGTGTTGCAGGAGCAGAAGCTGGAGCGGCTGGGGTCGAACCAGAGCATTCGCGTCGATCTGCGGATCGTCGCCGCGACCAAGCCTGATCTGCTGGATGAGGCCCGCGCCGGACGTTTTCGCGAAGACCTGGCGTATCGTCTGAACGTCGCCGAACTGCGACTGCCACCGCTGCGTGATCGGCGCGAAGACATTCCGCTGCTGTTCGAATCGTTCGCCTTCAGCGCTGCCCAGCGTCTGGGCCGCACCCTGCCGCCACTCACCGGGGCGCAATTGAGTCACCTGCTCAGCCACGACTGGCCGGGCAACGTGCGCGAACTGGCGAACGTCGCCGAGCGGCAGGTGCTGGGGCTGGATGAGCCGGTGCAAGGCATCGACCCGGGCCAGTCGCTCGCGGCGCAGCAGGAAGCGTTTGAAGCGCAGTGCCTGCGCGCGGCGCTGACCCGGCACAAGGGTGATGTGAAAGCGGTGCTGGAAGAGTTGCAGCTGCCGCGCCGGACCTTCAATGAAAAGCTGCAGCGGCATGGGTTGAGTCGCGAGATGTTTGTCAGCCCATAA
- a CDS encoding flavin reductase family protein, with the protein MSDDIHYYEPANGHGLPHDPFNAIVGPRPIGWISSQDAHGQLNLAPYSFFNAFNYIPPIIGFSSVGRKDSLNNIEQTGEFAWNLATRPLAEQMNQSCAMVAPEVNEFELAGLTPVASKVIAVPRVAESPVSFECKVTQIIQLQRADGETVPSWLILGEVVAVHIAKWLLKDGIYDTAAAEPILRGGGPADYFQLGPEALFKMWRPGAGK; encoded by the coding sequence ATGTCCGATGACATCCACTACTACGAACCCGCCAATGGCCACGGCCTGCCCCACGATCCGTTCAACGCCATCGTCGGCCCGCGCCCCATCGGCTGGATTTCTTCGCAGGATGCCCACGGCCAGCTGAATCTGGCGCCTTACAGCTTCTTCAACGCGTTCAACTACATTCCGCCGATCATTGGTTTTTCCAGTGTCGGGCGCAAAGACAGCCTGAACAACATCGAGCAGACCGGTGAATTCGCCTGGAACCTCGCCACCCGGCCGCTGGCCGAGCAGATGAACCAGAGCTGCGCGATGGTCGCGCCTGAGGTCAACGAGTTTGAATTGGCCGGGCTGACGCCGGTAGCGTCGAAGGTGATTGCGGTGCCACGAGTAGCCGAAAGCCCGGTGTCCTTCGAGTGCAAGGTCACACAGATCATTCAGTTGCAGCGTGCCGATGGCGAAACCGTGCCGAGCTGGCTGATTCTCGGCGAAGTGGTCGCCGTGCATATCGCCAAATGGCTGTTGAAGGACGGGATCTACGACACCGCCGCGGCAGAACCGATTCTGCGCGGCGGCGGGCCGGCGGATTACTTCCAGTTGGGGCCTGAAGCCCTGTTCAAGATGTGGCGCCCGGGTGCGGGCAAGTAA
- a CDS encoding RHS repeat-associated core domain-containing protein, producing MNPSVHWRTPALSAHDPRGLPVRNVAYLRAVTGAQVESQITRQRHAPNGRLIEQWDPCLPVPCLTTAYRLGGEPLKVNSVDSGWRVNLPGLAGEVLQHHDQRGPQWRYRYDPMMRLIAVDQDAQVNVERYTYADHDADPGYNLRGELSESADPGATVVIDGYSQQGKAVSETRTLSGETAAFITRMDFDAHGNVVQVTDAGGHRQCSGYDVAGQLRQVSLWIAGADAAQPVVDAATYNASGQPLEQLAGNGVRSRRVYDPADGRLLNLLACKDQEKPLQDLHYTYDPIGNVLRIEDRTLATVYFANQRVDGDRHFVYDSLYRLSESRGFEGQIPQQSPGLPQPIEPIDPGRRFNYSEQYHYDAGNNLVELVHVRKGHNFTQQMKIAPDSNRGLRCQPADPEPVFGDYFDRHGNQLKLQHGGLPLEWDSYDQLARATLLQHSNGLPDDDEIYRYSQGQRVSKCTLSHTPSLTHRREVRYLPGLEIHSRSDGQQLHVIVLPGVRCLHWLSGRPPGIEADQLRYSLDDHLGSCALELDRHAGVISLEHYYAFGGTAWLATRSALEVSYKTIRYSGREMDSSGLYYYGARYYAAWLQRWICADPAMDIDGLNLYAFVANNPIGHIDTDGQSLDSFLETPAQRDQRKALSAEKERRYRARDNLSQQVGRHLNILALSLRRGLDAQQQVLNQRSPAQLTGAALRRTGVHVTGQIVAYGGGILVGMGAQALGAVAPGAGNVVGVAMGIGAKKLISGLWDYAAERTGASASIKFKASRLSKEKIVGKAEYKTMAPIEYLQQKYAKMIPDTQKGALKASKEATSTLISVGAKEILPQAAAEISATASALLGAVEIAHEFAGASQELSAEKTAKGIANVSGLIDYLSANMLDIENAFEAGGFTAINTYGLLGRNEGDTPQNLWHATAAVINELEYTRTMLRSRSSQFTAV from the coding sequence ATGAATCCTTCAGTGCACTGGCGAACACCTGCTCTGTCGGCTCACGATCCCAGAGGGCTGCCGGTCAGAAACGTTGCTTACCTGCGGGCGGTGACGGGTGCCCAAGTCGAATCCCAGATCACCCGCCAACGCCACGCCCCCAACGGTCGCCTGATCGAACAATGGGACCCGTGCCTCCCGGTGCCCTGCCTGACCACGGCCTACCGTCTGGGCGGCGAACCACTGAAAGTCAACAGCGTCGATTCCGGCTGGCGCGTAAATCTGCCCGGTCTGGCCGGTGAGGTGCTGCAACACCACGACCAGCGCGGCCCGCAATGGCGCTATCGCTACGATCCGATGATGCGGTTGATCGCCGTCGATCAAGACGCGCAAGTCAATGTCGAGCGTTATACCTATGCCGACCACGATGCCGACCCGGGATATAACCTGCGCGGTGAGCTGAGCGAAAGCGCCGACCCGGGCGCCACGGTGGTGATCGACGGCTACAGTCAGCAGGGCAAGGCAGTGAGTGAGACCCGTACGCTGTCGGGCGAGACGGCGGCTTTCATCACTCGTATGGATTTCGATGCGCACGGCAATGTGGTGCAAGTCACCGACGCCGGTGGTCACCGGCAATGCTCGGGCTACGATGTCGCCGGCCAGTTACGTCAGGTATCGCTGTGGATAGCCGGAGCTGATGCGGCACAGCCGGTGGTCGACGCAGCCACGTACAACGCCTCCGGCCAACCACTTGAACAACTGGCCGGCAATGGTGTTCGCAGCCGCCGCGTGTACGATCCCGCTGACGGTCGCCTGCTGAATCTGCTGGCCTGCAAGGATCAGGAAAAACCGCTGCAGGATTTGCACTACACCTATGACCCGATCGGTAATGTCCTGCGTATCGAGGACCGCACCCTGGCCACGGTGTATTTCGCCAATCAGCGCGTCGATGGTGATCGTCACTTTGTCTACGATTCGTTGTATCGACTGAGCGAAAGTCGTGGCTTCGAGGGCCAGATCCCGCAACAGTCACCAGGTTTGCCGCAACCGATCGAGCCCATCGACCCGGGACGGCGTTTTAACTACAGCGAGCAGTATCACTACGACGCGGGAAATAACCTCGTCGAACTGGTGCATGTGCGCAAAGGCCACAACTTCACGCAACAGATGAAAATCGCCCCCGACAGCAATCGGGGGCTGCGCTGCCAACCCGCCGACCCCGAACCGGTGTTCGGCGACTACTTTGACCGCCACGGCAACCAGCTGAAACTGCAGCACGGCGGCCTGCCACTGGAGTGGGACAGTTACGATCAACTGGCCCGCGCCACCCTGCTGCAACACAGCAACGGCCTGCCCGACGACGATGAAATCTACCGCTACAGCCAGGGTCAGCGCGTCTCCAAATGCACGCTGAGCCATACGCCGTCGCTCACCCATCGCCGCGAGGTGCGTTACCTGCCAGGTCTGGAAATCCACAGCCGCAGCGACGGCCAGCAACTGCATGTCATCGTGCTGCCGGGCGTGCGTTGCCTGCACTGGCTCAGTGGCCGACCGCCCGGCATCGAAGCGGATCAATTGCGCTACAGCCTTGATGACCATCTCGGTTCTTGCGCGCTGGAACTGGATCGGCATGCAGGCGTGATCAGCCTGGAGCATTACTACGCGTTCGGTGGAACAGCCTGGCTGGCGACTCGCTCGGCGTTGGAAGTCAGCTATAAAACCATCCGCTATTCAGGCCGGGAAATGGACAGCAGTGGCCTTTATTACTACGGCGCACGCTATTACGCAGCGTGGTTGCAGCGCTGGATCTGCGCTGACCCGGCAATGGATATCGACGGGTTGAATCTGTATGCGTTTGTCGCCAACAACCCGATTGGCCACATCGACACTGACGGCCAGAGCTTGGACAGTTTTCTCGAAACACCCGCTCAGCGCGATCAGAGAAAGGCACTGAGCGCAGAGAAAGAGCGACGTTACCGGGCTCGGGATAACCTGTCACAACAGGTCGGACGTCACCTGAACATTCTGGCGCTGTCGCTGCGCCGTGGTCTGGATGCCCAGCAACAGGTACTCAATCAGCGCTCGCCAGCGCAATTGACAGGTGCCGCCCTGCGTCGCACCGGTGTGCATGTGACAGGACAAATTGTGGCCTACGGTGGCGGCATTCTGGTCGGCATGGGCGCTCAGGCGCTGGGCGCCGTCGCTCCCGGCGCGGGCAACGTCGTTGGGGTCGCAATGGGCATTGGCGCGAAGAAACTGATCAGTGGATTGTGGGATTACGCCGCCGAGCGCACCGGCGCCAGTGCCTCTATCAAATTCAAGGCCAGCCGCCTGTCCAAGGAAAAAATTGTCGGGAAAGCCGAATATAAAACCATGGCACCGATCGAGTACCTGCAGCAAAAGTACGCAAAAATGATCCCCGATACGCAGAAGGGAGCGCTCAAGGCCTCCAAGGAAGCGACGTCCACCCTGATAAGTGTCGGTGCCAAGGAAATACTGCCGCAAGCCGCCGCCGAAATCAGCGCCACGGCGAGTGCACTTTTGGGTGCGGTTGAAATAGCCCATGAATTCGCCGGAGCCAGCCAAGAGCTCAGCGCTGAAAAAACTGCCAAGGGCATCGCCAATGTGAGTGGGTTGATCGATTATTTGTCCGCCAACATGCTCGACATTGAAAACGCCTTCGAAGCCGGTGGCTTCACGGCAATAAATACCTATGGGCTATTGGGCCGAAACGAAGGCGATACACCGCAAAATCTATGGCATGCCACGGCGGCCGTGATCAACGAGCTGGAATACACGCGCACCATGCTGCGCTCCAGATCCAGTCAGTTCACTGCAGTCTGA
- a CDS encoding antibiotic biosynthesis monooxygenase family protein codes for MSKQIPVSHMAFVRARAGRSAELGVRLSALIEPSRAAPGCLSFALQHSQCDPELWLVSGFWSHQQAMTAYFNSPSMQIFAELVQDLVVNSLDFQTFKEVSAAQALGQCPAPIHKLAG; via the coding sequence ATGTCCAAGCAGATTCCCGTCAGTCATATGGCCTTCGTTCGAGCGCGCGCCGGACGCTCCGCTGAACTCGGTGTGCGCCTCAGTGCCTTGATCGAACCGTCGCGCGCCGCCCCCGGTTGCCTGAGCTTTGCCCTGCAGCATTCGCAATGCGATCCGGAGCTGTGGCTGGTCTCCGGTTTCTGGAGCCATCAACAGGCGATGACCGCGTATTTCAACAGCCCGTCGATGCAGATCTTTGCCGAGTTGGTCCAGGATCTGGTGGTCAACAGCCTGGATTTCCAGACCTTCAAAGAGGTGTCAGCGGCGCAGGCGCTCGGACAATGTCCGGCACCGATACACAAACTCGCCGGTTGA
- a CDS encoding RHS repeat-associated core domain-containing protein gives MNANLHRRTPSLVVIDSRGLPLRQVAYLRALAGATAEALVTRQQHDIAGRLVAQFDPRLSAPSVISIHDLNGQPLKVSSVDAGWRLSLPGLAGQALQRWDARGVHWSSRYDELLRLVAISNSAEPLSDTFTYADASAQADHNQRGQLLEQVDPSGSLHLGSYSLTGQPLRESRTFADARVFVSQRHVSPLGAVLEQTDAGGHRQQSRYDVAGQLKQLQLLLAGDDDWQDVLLDMHFNAVGQIIEQQTGNGIVSHWDYEPTTGRLQRHWAQKGAQPPLQDISYEYDPVGNPTRILDNAFTPSHFANQRVDGERAFRYDSLYRLISASGYDDAAPSDLPGRPQPSDPNDRRNYLQTYRYDNGGNLTQLCHVRDGACQTRQMRIDPASNRGVRWKEGDPAPDFDQLFDRHGNLMALQPGQALRWDARDQLASVTLVHRENGLDDAEFYQYSQGARVYKRHDTYSGSNRHFHEVRYLPGLEIRSQDNGEELHVISLAAGAGHVSCLHWLSGKPPGIADNQLRYTLDDHLGSCVMELDQQARLISHEGYYPFGATAWMSADSAVEVDYKTLRYSGKEMDVSGLYYYGARYYATWLQRWVSADPAWDVDGLNLFEFVGNNPLRYFDAQGHQRTSSELLAVVADYENLLATVTKELDKSIYQFNHLNSVKDIYLSSGKKAALTLLNVLASSLTAATAFAGGTVAGTLLTFNPVTGVAIGIGTAALAADITGAQIDKLGEDNAFGYALLPDSADYDVGRLNMEAKPKSWRSRIKSVFSKYAPDSIDGNKEILIAGGIGAADTLTGGTHLEKLLAFFRLSVEVTEALNDSLGQRDLDLVEQGIELVADHLNSRKELSDQALEDLEGLGRENIATAQGTRYRLAQSETAVLSKMNRVLELLPRVSAHMQQKRAA, from the coding sequence ATGAACGCCAACCTCCATCGGCGCACGCCGTCGCTCGTCGTGATCGACAGTCGCGGCTTGCCGTTGCGTCAGGTTGCCTATCTGCGCGCGCTGGCCGGTGCGACTGCCGAGGCTTTGGTGACGCGCCAGCAGCACGATATTGCCGGGCGTCTGGTGGCACAGTTCGATCCGCGCCTGAGCGCTCCGAGCGTTATCAGCATTCATGACCTCAACGGCCAGCCACTCAAGGTCAGCAGCGTCGATGCCGGCTGGCGCCTGAGCCTGCCCGGGCTGGCCGGACAAGCCTTGCAGCGCTGGGACGCGCGCGGTGTGCACTGGAGCAGCCGCTACGATGAGTTGCTGCGCCTGGTGGCGATCAGCAACAGCGCCGAGCCGCTCAGTGACACCTTCACCTATGCCGATGCCAGTGCCCAGGCCGATCACAATCAGCGCGGACAATTGCTGGAACAGGTCGACCCGTCCGGCAGCCTGCACCTGGGCAGCTACAGCCTGACCGGTCAGCCACTGCGCGAAAGCCGCACCTTTGCCGACGCCCGGGTGTTTGTCAGCCAGCGTCATGTCAGCCCGCTGGGCGCAGTGCTGGAACAGACCGACGCTGGCGGCCACCGCCAGCAATCGCGCTACGACGTCGCCGGTCAGCTCAAGCAGTTGCAACTGCTGCTGGCCGGCGACGACGACTGGCAGGACGTGTTGCTCGACATGCACTTCAACGCCGTCGGACAAATCATCGAACAACAGACCGGCAATGGCATCGTCAGCCACTGGGACTACGAGCCAACCACTGGGCGTCTGCAGCGGCACTGGGCGCAAAAAGGTGCGCAGCCGCCCCTGCAGGACATCAGCTATGAATACGATCCGGTCGGCAACCCGACACGCATCCTCGACAACGCGTTCACGCCCAGCCACTTCGCCAACCAGCGGGTCGACGGCGAACGTGCGTTCCGTTACGACTCGCTGTATCGCCTGATCAGCGCCAGCGGTTACGACGACGCGGCCCCCAGCGACCTCCCCGGCCGACCGCAGCCGAGCGACCCCAACGACCGGCGCAATTACCTGCAGACCTACCGCTACGATAACGGCGGCAACCTGACGCAACTGTGCCATGTACGCGACGGTGCCTGTCAGACCCGTCAGATGCGTATCGACCCTGCAAGCAATCGCGGTGTGCGCTGGAAAGAAGGTGATCCCGCACCGGATTTCGATCAGCTATTCGACCGTCACGGCAACCTGATGGCCCTGCAACCGGGACAGGCACTGCGCTGGGACGCCCGCGATCAACTGGCCTCGGTGACCCTGGTTCACCGCGAAAACGGCCTGGATGACGCCGAGTTCTATCAATACAGCCAAGGCGCGCGCGTCTACAAACGCCATGACACCTACAGCGGTTCCAACCGGCATTTCCACGAGGTGCGCTATCTGCCCGGACTGGAGATCCGCAGCCAGGACAACGGTGAGGAGCTGCACGTCATCAGCCTCGCCGCCGGCGCAGGCCATGTCAGTTGTCTGCATTGGCTCAGCGGCAAACCGCCGGGCATCGCCGACAACCAGTTGCGTTACACCCTCGATGATCACCTGGGCTCGTGCGTGATGGAACTGGACCAGCAGGCACGCCTGATCAGCCACGAAGGCTATTACCCGTTCGGCGCGACCGCGTGGATGAGCGCCGACTCGGCTGTCGAGGTTGACTACAAGACACTGCGCTATTCAGGCAAGGAAATGGATGTCAGCGGGTTGTATTACTACGGTGCGCGGTATTACGCGACATGGTTGCAACGCTGGGTCAGTGCGGATCCGGCATGGGATGTGGACGGGCTGAATCTGTTTGAATTCGTTGGCAATAATCCGCTGCGCTATTTCGATGCGCAGGGGCACCAGCGAACCTCATCCGAGCTATTAGCAGTCGTGGCGGACTATGAGAATTTGCTCGCCACTGTCACAAAAGAACTGGATAAATCGATCTATCAATTCAACCACTTGAACTCCGTCAAGGATATCTACCTCTCCAGTGGCAAGAAGGCTGCCCTGACCCTGCTCAATGTTCTGGCCTCCTCCCTCACCGCAGCTACAGCGTTTGCCGGCGGTACGGTCGCAGGAACATTGCTGACGTTTAACCCGGTCACAGGCGTCGCCATTGGTATAGGCACCGCAGCACTGGCCGCTGACATTACAGGCGCACAAATCGACAAACTCGGCGAGGACAACGCTTTCGGCTATGCACTTTTGCCCGATAGTGCAGATTACGACGTGGGTCGTCTGAACATGGAAGCCAAACCCAAAAGCTGGAGGTCGAGAATAAAATCCGTGTTCTCAAAATATGCCCCGGACAGTATCGACGGAAACAAGGAAATATTAATTGCAGGCGGCATCGGAGCCGCTGATACGCTAACGGGCGGCACTCATCTGGAAAAACTTCTGGCCTTCTTCCGTCTCAGTGTCGAAGTGACCGAAGCACTCAATGATTCGCTGGGGCAACGCGACCTGGATCTGGTTGAACAAGGTATAGAACTGGTCGCCGACCACCTCAATTCCCGCAAGGAACTGTCGGACCAGGCACTGGAAGACCTGGAAGGTCTCGGTCGAGAAAACATAGCCACGGCACAGGGCACCCGCTACCGTCTCGCGCAGAGTGAAACCGCCGTTCTGAGCAAGATGAATCGTGTCCTTGAGTTACTGCCTAGAGTGTCTGCACACATGCAACAGAAAAGAGCGGCCTGA